Within Trichoderma atroviride chromosome 2, complete sequence, the genomic segment GCGCCAAGATGGTGCCTTTTGCGGGATACTCTATGCCTGTGCAGTACTCATCCCTGTCTCTGGCGGACTCTCACCACTTTACACGGAACCACGCCTCCATCTTCGATGTCAGCCACATGGTTCAGCACATCTTCAAGGGCCCTGATGCTGTGGCCTTTTTGGAGAAGGTTACTCCCTCGGCGTGGGGAAATGTTGCCCCCATGAGCGGCAAGCTGACTACTTTCCTGTGGCCTGGCACAGGAGGCATTGTGGATGACACGATTGTGACCAGAATCGGCGAGGATGAGTTTTACGTGGTGACCAATGGAGCATGTCTCGAAAAGGACACCAAGTATATTGatgagcagctgggcaagtTTGGCGGCAACGTTCAGTGGACGAGGCTGGATGGATCAGGGCTGATTGCCCTGCAGGGTCCTCAGGCTGCTGAAATTCTGAGCGAGGTTCTTGCTACTGATGTCAACCTGAAGGAGTTTTACTTTGGAAACACTGTCAAGGCGGAGCTCAAGCTTGCGGATGGCAGCAAGACTCACCCTGTCCTGATTAGCCGTGGTGGCTATACCGGAGAGGACGGTTTCGAGATTTCTTTCAACGGCAAGCTGTACCCTGCTTTGGAGAGCACTGTCAAGGCCGTTGAGTCTCTCATGAAGACTGGTGGCCCTGAGCGTCTGCAGATGGCTGGTCTGGGAGCCCGTGATTCGCTTCGTCTCGAGGCGGGCATGTGCCTTTACGGCCACGATCTGGATGACACTACTACCCCCGTTGAAGCTGGTCTCAGCTGGATCATCTCTCCGGAGCGCCGCAAGGCAGGCGGATTCCATGGCGCGGAAGTTATTCTCCCTCAGCTTACACCAAAGTCCAAGGGCGGCTCTGGTGTTAACAGACGACGAGTTGGCTTTGTCGTCCAGGGAGCGCCTGCTCGAGAGGGCGCGGAGATTCAGAAGGATGGAGAGACTATTGGTACGATTACCAGTGGTGTGCCTTCCCCGACGCTCGGAAAGAATATTGCCATGGGATACATCAAGGATGGC encodes:
- a CDS encoding uncharacterized protein (BUSCO:EOG092D31X5), encoding MKSFTRLAQATPRVKTSLSAGRLTAAGSIRCASNASSGEELKKTPLYDFHVANGAKMVPFAGYSMPVQYSSLSLADSHHFTRNHASIFDVSHMVQHIFKGPDAVAFLEKVTPSAWGNVAPMSGKLTTFLWPGTGGIVDDTIVTRIGEDEFYVVTNGACLEKDTKYIDEQLGKFGGNVQWTRLDGSGLIALQGPQAAEILSEVLATDVNLKEFYFGNTVKAELKLADGSKTHPVLISRGGYTGEDGFEISFNGKLYPALESTVKAVESLMKTGGPERLQMAGLGARDSLRLEAGMCLYGHDLDDTTTPVEAGLSWIISPERRKAGGFHGAEVILPQLTPKSKGGSGVNRRRVGFVVQGAPAREGAEIQKDGETIGTITSGVPSPTLGKNIAMGYIKDGQHKSGTEVDIVVRGRKRAGVVTKMPFTPAKYWKAPA